One Marinibacterium anthonyi genomic region harbors:
- the fecD gene encoding Iron(III) dicitrate transport system permease protein FecD has translation MTRLMLGLAGLVLVLFTASLVIGQAQVGPWECLSALFSDDYGPLTLVMREIRLPRALLALMIGAGLGLSGAAMQGYLRNPLAEPGLIGVSASAALGAVIAINTGLAAMGTFGLPLAALAGAVAGVLLVMLLAAPQGDTLTLILAGIAISAMASALTSLVLNLSPNPFAANEIVFWMMGSLADRSMQHVWLFLPFGLLGAGLLLSMGRGLDALTLGEDAATTMGIRLPRMRLLLVLGTACLVGAATAVAGAIGFIGLVVPHILRPFVGAQPARLLKASALGGAAMLLMADIAVRLILPERDLKLGVLTALVGAPLFLHLIYKTRKGLA, from the coding sequence GTGACCCGCCTGATGCTTGGCCTTGCCGGGTTGGTCCTGGTGCTGTTCACCGCCTCGCTGGTCATCGGGCAGGCGCAGGTCGGTCCATGGGAGTGTCTTTCGGCGCTGTTTTCCGACGATTACGGCCCCCTGACGCTGGTCATGCGCGAAATCCGCCTGCCGCGCGCGCTGCTGGCGCTGATGATCGGCGCCGGGCTGGGGCTGAGCGGGGCGGCGATGCAGGGCTACCTTCGCAACCCGCTGGCCGAACCGGGGCTGATCGGCGTCTCGGCCTCTGCCGCCCTGGGCGCGGTGATCGCCATCAACACCGGGCTGGCGGCCATGGGCACCTTCGGCCTGCCGCTGGCCGCGCTGGCGGGGGCCGTCGCCGGTGTCCTGCTGGTGATGCTGCTGGCCGCCCCGCAGGGCGACACGCTGACCCTGATCCTGGCGGGGATCGCGATATCCGCCATGGCCTCGGCGCTGACCTCGCTGGTGCTGAACCTGTCGCCCAATCCCTTTGCCGCGAACGAGATCGTGTTCTGGATGATGGGGTCCCTCGCCGACCGGTCGATGCAGCATGTCTGGCTGTTCCTGCCCTTCGGCCTGCTGGGCGCCGGGCTGCTGCTGTCGATGGGCCGGGGGCTGGATGCGCTGACGCTGGGCGAAGACGCGGCGACCACCATGGGCATCCGCCTGCCCCGGATGCGCCTGCTGCTGGTGCTGGGCACCGCCTGCCTTGTCGGCGCCGCAACCGCCGTTGCGGGCGCCATCGGGTTCATCGGGCTGGTGGTGCCGCACATCCTGCGCCCCTTCGTCGGCGCCCAGCCGGCGCGCCTGCTGAAGGCGTCCGCCCTTGGCGGGGCGGCCATGCTGCTGATGGCCGATATCGCCGTGCGCCTGATCCTGCCCGAACGCGACCTGAAGCTGGGGGTGCTGACCGCGCTGGTCGGCGCGCCGCTGTTCCTGCACCTCATCTACAAGACGCGCAAGGGGCTGGCATGA
- the cirA gene encoding Colicin I receptor precursor — MKQTLAAAALTAFTPTLSLAQYAEDADATELGEIVVSGGFTPIEAQRYGRAATVITAEEIEARGITTVQDALRAVPGVQVNGSGDSFTQVRIRGGEANHTLVLIDGIEAAGGDSEYVFSGLDTANIDRIEVLRGPQSVFYGSNASAGVINIITRSGGYGSEYGGTVEVGTDGYRGSARVSTRTDKGGLAFNTAYDDDKGYDLSGSDGEKDGIRRGTVQLTGDYLVTPDLTLGFNFRRSEERYREDSTDYLATTADQYVVDDPVPYSDRHEQIAQVWGQYDSLGGRLTHRLSYERTDFDQSANGGAWTETDTQSAKYIASFGIDGPAVDTASHLLNVFLEWQRDSSSTNPLYERETSSVALEYRGTFDNGLSIQLGARRDVNDVFADATTWTASGSYTTATGIRLHASAGKGIVNPTYFELYSDEDYGTQVYLGNPDLKPEENTGFDLGVELPFLQGRGLVDVTYFNETLTNEIVSYFAGVDPVSGASVFSYENEDGDSPRQGVELAAQLAATDALSLRLSYTYLDAENPDGSVEIRRPRHDILLSATHDIFGGRGSVTGDLHYVAGNYDTQYWGAYATEELANYATVDVSAQYDLTDNLVLTGRITNLLDKEYSDVWGYASRGRAAYIGLRASF; from the coding sequence ATGAAACAGACATTGGCCGCCGCCGCGCTGACCGCCTTCACCCCGACCCTTTCGTTGGCCCAATACGCCGAGGACGCGGACGCGACCGAGCTGGGCGAAATCGTCGTCTCGGGGGGGTTCACCCCGATCGAGGCGCAGCGCTATGGCCGCGCCGCCACCGTCATCACCGCCGAAGAGATCGAGGCGCGCGGCATCACCACCGTCCAGGACGCGCTGCGCGCGGTGCCGGGCGTGCAGGTCAACGGGTCTGGCGACAGCTTTACCCAGGTCCGCATTCGCGGCGGCGAGGCCAATCACACGCTGGTCCTGATCGACGGCATCGAAGCCGCCGGCGGGGACAGCGAATACGTCTTCAGCGGGCTCGACACCGCCAACATCGACCGCATCGAGGTGCTGCGCGGGCCTCAATCGGTGTTCTACGGATCCAACGCCTCGGCCGGGGTGATCAACATCATCACCAGATCGGGCGGCTATGGCTCAGAATACGGCGGCACGGTCGAGGTCGGGACGGATGGCTATCGTGGCTCGGCCCGGGTGTCGACGCGCACCGACAAGGGCGGGCTGGCCTTCAACACGGCCTATGACGACGACAAGGGATATGACCTGTCGGGCAGCGACGGCGAAAAGGACGGTATCCGGCGCGGCACCGTCCAGCTGACCGGCGACTACCTCGTGACGCCCGACCTGACGCTGGGCTTCAACTTTCGCCGGTCCGAGGAACGCTATCGCGAGGACAGCACCGATTACCTGGCCACGACCGCCGATCAATACGTCGTCGACGACCCGGTGCCCTATTCCGACCGCCACGAACAGATCGCCCAGGTCTGGGGCCAATACGACAGCCTTGGCGGGCGTCTGACCCACCGCCTGTCCTATGAACGCACCGATTTCGACCAATCCGCCAATGGCGGCGCCTGGACCGAAACCGACACCCAGTCGGCCAAGTACATCGCCAGCTTCGGCATCGACGGGCCGGCGGTGGACACCGCCAGCCACCTGCTGAACGTTTTCCTCGAATGGCAGCGCGATTCCTCGTCCACCAACCCGCTGTACGAACGCGAAACCAGTTCCGTGGCGCTGGAATACCGGGGCACCTTCGACAACGGGCTGTCGATCCAGCTGGGCGCGCGGCGCGATGTCAACGACGTCTTCGCCGATGCCACCACCTGGACCGCCAGCGGGTCCTACACCACGGCGACCGGCATCCGCCTGCATGCCTCGGCCGGCAAGGGCATCGTGAACCCCACCTATTTCGAACTGTATTCGGACGAGGATTACGGGACGCAGGTCTACCTTGGAAACCCCGACCTGAAGCCCGAAGAAAACACCGGCTTCGATCTGGGCGTCGAACTGCCCTTTCTGCAAGGGCGCGGGCTGGTCGACGTCACCTATTTCAACGAGACCCTGACGAACGAGATCGTCAGCTATTTCGCCGGTGTCGATCCGGTCAGCGGCGCCTCGGTCTTCTCCTACGAAAACGAAGACGGCGACAGCCCGCGCCAGGGCGTCGAACTGGCCGCGCAGCTGGCCGCGACCGACGCGCTCAGCCTGCGGCTGTCCTATACCTACCTCGATGCCGAAAACCCCGACGGTTCGGTCGAAATCCGCCGGCCCAGGCACGACATCCTGCTAAGCGCCACGCACGACATCTTCGGCGGGCGCGGGTCGGTCACCGGCGATCTGCATTACGTCGCCGGCAATTACGACACCCAGTACTGGGGCGCCTACGCGACCGAGGAATTGGCGAACTACGCCACGGTGGATGTCTCGGCCCAGTACGACCTGACCGACAATCTGGTGCTGACCGGGCGGATCACCAACCTCTTGGACAAGGAATATTCCGACGTCTGGGGCTATGCCTCGCGCGGGCGGGCGGCCTATATCGGGTTGCGCGCCAGCTTCTGA
- a CDS encoding Adenosylcobinamide amidohydrolase produces the protein MARVTLDRPWLDFDLGAPQNVLSWAPHRPGFVTATRILWREVHNSDLPPDLDVTDWFATDLAARGADDAVAFLTSRDVSRFTQCIATVDDITAHAVATTGLSNAERVGARVDYSGRDWGTINVAVQLSAGLSQTALIEALSIAVQARTTAVIDAGWPLPNGPATGTGTDCLAVAAPDGAACYAGLHTALGEAIGRAVHTAVLQGAQAWIRADR, from the coding sequence ATGGCGCGCGTCACGCTGGACCGGCCCTGGCTGGACTTCGACCTGGGCGCGCCGCAGAATGTGCTTAGCTGGGCGCCGCACCGGCCCGGCTTCGTGACGGCAACCCGCATCCTCTGGCGCGAGGTCCACAACAGCGACCTGCCGCCCGACCTGGACGTGACCGACTGGTTCGCCACGGACCTGGCGGCGCGCGGCGCGGACGATGCCGTGGCCTTCCTGACCTCGCGCGATGTGTCCCGTTTCACCCAATGCATCGCCACGGTCGATGACATCACCGCCCATGCCGTCGCCACCACGGGGCTGTCGAACGCCGAACGGGTCGGCGCGCGGGTGGATTATTCGGGGCGCGACTGGGGCACGATCAACGTCGCCGTGCAGCTGTCGGCCGGCCTGTCCCAAACCGCCCTGATCGAAGCGCTGAGCATCGCCGTCCAGGCCCGCACCACCGCCGTGATCGACGCCGGCTGGCCCCTGCCCAATGGCCCCGCGACGGGAACAGGCACCGATTGCCTGGCCGTCGCGGCCCCCGACGGGGCCGCGTGTTACGCCGGGCTTCACACAGCCCTGGGCGAGGCGATCGGGCGGGCGGTGCACACGGCTGTCCTGCAGGGCGCACAGGCCTGGATCCGCGCCGACCGGTGA
- the panC gene encoding Pantothenate synthetase, producing the protein MKIIRRKAELRDLTRAWRRAGDTIGVVPTMGALHAGHLSLVEAAKARGGRVIVTLFVNPRQFNSPEDLAKYPRTEDSDAVKLAPYDVDVLYVPEPEEIYPEGFATTVSVAGVSEGLCGADRPGHFDGVATVVSKLLLQTDADCAFFGEKDYQQLQVVRRLATDLDLKTEIVGCATIREDDGLAMSSRNLRLDSEARGTAGVIPRVLTGAAASLQQGVPVAQVLDRARRALVNEGVDRIDYLELRRDPDLAPVTTPEQPCRLFVAAWLHGVRLIDNVPVGARSPRLADTGRSVQPA; encoded by the coding sequence ATGAAGATCATCCGCCGCAAGGCCGAATTGCGGGACCTGACGCGCGCCTGGCGCCGCGCGGGCGACACCATCGGCGTGGTGCCCACCATGGGCGCGCTGCACGCCGGTCACCTGAGCCTGGTCGAAGCCGCCAAGGCGCGCGGCGGGCGGGTGATCGTGACGCTGTTCGTCAACCCGCGCCAGTTCAACAGCCCCGAGGACCTGGCGAAATACCCCCGGACCGAGGACAGCGACGCCGTCAAGCTCGCGCCCTATGACGTGGACGTGCTGTATGTGCCCGAGCCCGAGGAGATCTATCCCGAAGGCTTTGCCACCACCGTTTCGGTCGCCGGTGTCAGCGAAGGGCTGTGCGGCGCGGACCGGCCGGGGCATTTCGACGGGGTGGCGACGGTGGTGAGCAAGCTGTTGCTGCAGACCGACGCCGATTGCGCCTTTTTCGGCGAGAAGGATTACCAGCAACTGCAGGTCGTGCGCCGCCTGGCCACCGACCTGGACCTGAAGACCGAGATCGTCGGCTGCGCCACCATCCGCGAGGACGACGGGCTGGCCATGTCGTCGCGCAACCTGCGGCTGGACAGCGAAGCGCGCGGCACGGCCGGGGTGATCCCCCGGGTCCTGACGGGGGCGGCGGCGTCGCTGCAACAGGGCGTGCCGGTCGCGCAGGTGCTGGACCGGGCGCGGCGCGCGCTGGTGAACGAAGGGGTGGACAGGATCGACTACCTGGAACTCAGGCGCGACCCCGACCTTGCGCCGGTCACAACGCCCGAGCAGCCCTGCCGGCTGTTCGTCGCCGCCTGGTTGCACGGTGTACGGCTGATCGACAATGTCCCGGTCGGCGCGCGGTCGCCCCGCCTGGCCGACACCGGGCGCAGTGTCCAGCCGGCCTGA
- a CDS encoding S-adenosylmethionine:diacylglycerol 3-amino-3-carboxypropyl transferase gives MTHMQTVRDRIDAAVNQNGALTSDGLLERLFGRLFQGLVYAQIWEDPVADMDALGLGPGDRVVCIASGGCNMMSYLTADPASITAVDLSPAHVALNRMKLAAARHLPDHAAFYDMFGHADRPENIARFDRFVAPHLDATTRAWWTDPSITGRRVRLLGKGFYRHGLLGRFIGTTHGICRVFGVDFTPLLEARTLDDQRAFFDTRIAPLFETRAVRFLARQRAALFGLGIPPAQYDKLAADGGGDIIAVLRDRTRKLFCDFPMSDNYFAWQAANRGYAPAGDGPVPPYLQARHFDKVRTNAARVSVLNRSVTDVLAEAPGASQDVCILLDAQDWMTDAQLTALWSEITRTAAPGARVLFRTGGTRDILPGRVPNAILSRWRYDADASAKATANDRSAIYGAVHLYRFEG, from the coding sequence ATGACCCATATGCAAACCGTTCGCGACCGCATCGACGCGGCCGTCAACCAGAATGGCGCGCTGACGTCGGACGGGCTGCTGGAGCGGCTGTTCGGGCGGCTGTTCCAGGGGCTGGTCTATGCCCAGATCTGGGAAGACCCGGTCGCCGACATGGACGCGCTGGGGCTTGGGCCCGGGGACCGGGTGGTCTGTATCGCGTCCGGCGGGTGCAACATGATGTCCTACCTGACGGCCGATCCCGCCTCGATCACGGCGGTCGACCTGTCGCCGGCCCACGTGGCGCTGAACCGGATGAAACTGGCCGCCGCCCGTCACCTGCCCGACCACGCCGCCTTTTACGACATGTTCGGCCATGCCGACCGGCCCGAAAACATCGCCCGGTTCGACCGGTTCGTCGCCCCGCACCTGGATGCCACCACGCGGGCCTGGTGGACCGACCCGTCGATCACCGGCCGCCGCGTGCGCCTGCTGGGCAAGGGGTTCTATCGCCACGGGCTGCTGGGCCGGTTCATCGGCACCACGCACGGGATCTGCCGCGTCTTCGGCGTCGATTTCACGCCCCTGCTCGAGGCCCGCACACTGGACGACCAACGGGCCTTCTTCGACACCCGGATCGCGCCGCTGTTCGAAACACGGGCCGTGCGGTTCCTGGCCCGCCAGCGCGCGGCGCTGTTCGGGCTGGGCATCCCGCCGGCGCAATACGACAAGCTGGCGGCGGATGGCGGCGGTGACATCATCGCCGTGCTGCGCGACCGCACGCGCAAGCTGTTCTGCGATTTTCCCATGTCCGACAATTACTTCGCCTGGCAGGCCGCCAATCGCGGCTATGCGCCCGCCGGCGACGGCCCGGTGCCGCCCTACCTGCAGGCCCGCCATTTCGACAAGGTGCGCACCAATGCCGCGCGGGTCAGCGTGCTGAACCGGTCCGTCACCGATGTACTGGCCGAAGCGCCGGGCGCCAGCCAGGACGTCTGTATCCTGCTCGACGCGCAGGATTGGATGACCGACGCGCAGCTGACCGCGCTGTGGTCCGAAATCACGCGCACCGCCGCGCCCGGCGCGCGGGTGCTGTTCCGCACCGGCGGCACCCGGGATATCCTGCCCGGACGCGTGCCCAACGCGATATTGTCGCGCTGGCGCTACGACGCCGACGCATCGGCGAAGGCCACCGCCAATGACCGGTCGGCGATCTACGGCGCGGTGCATCTGTACCGGTTCGAAGGCTGA
- a CDS encoding corrinoid ABC-transporter substrate-binding protein — MKSLSGLLLALLWAATAAHAGPARVVSMNLCTDQLAMLLAAPGQLLSVSYIARDPRSSAMADDAMAYPVNHGLAEEIYLLQPDLVVAGSYSRLATTDMLRRLGIPVVQVQPARSLDDVRDRIVQMGAVLGREDAAAALLADYDARLAALETAAQDRPRAALYAANGYTSGPRSLAGQIVEAAGFANIAAELGYDSLGALPLELLVLSDPDLLIATTPYAHPSRAEEILTHPVVRALAAQSGAGQMRDADWVCGTPHVLRAIETLADERRRMEPRP; from the coding sequence ATGAAATCCCTGTCCGGTCTTCTTCTTGCCCTGCTCTGGGCCGCCACAGCCGCCCATGCCGGGCCGGCGCGGGTGGTGTCGATGAACCTGTGCACCGACCAGCTGGCGATGCTGCTGGCCGCGCCCGGGCAATTGCTGTCGGTCTCCTACATCGCGCGCGATCCCCGGTCCTCGGCCATGGCGGATGACGCCATGGCCTACCCCGTCAACCACGGGCTGGCCGAGGAGATCTATCTGCTGCAGCCCGACCTGGTCGTCGCCGGATCCTATTCGCGGCTGGCCACCACCGACATGCTGCGCCGCCTGGGCATCCCCGTCGTCCAGGTACAACCCGCCCGGTCGCTGGACGACGTCCGCGACCGGATCGTCCAGATGGGCGCGGTTCTGGGCCGCGAAGACGCCGCCGCCGCCCTGCTGGCCGATTACGATGCCCGCCTTGCCGCATTGGAAACCGCCGCGCAGGACCGCCCCCGCGCCGCGCTTTACGCGGCCAACGGCTATACCTCCGGCCCCCGGTCGCTGGCCGGCCAGATCGTCGAGGCCGCCGGTTTCGCCAATATCGCGGCCGAGCTGGGGTATGACAGCCTGGGCGCGCTGCCGCTGGAACTGCTGGTGCTGTCCGATCCCGACCTGCTGATCGCCACCACCCCCTACGCGCACCCCTCCCGCGCCGAAGAGATCCTGACCCACCCGGTCGTGCGCGCCCTGGCCGCCCAAAGCGGTGCCGGGCAGATGCGCGATGCCGACTGGGTCTGCGGCACGCCCCACGTGCTGCGCGCGATCGAAACGCTGGCCGACGAACGCCGCCGGATGGAGCCGCGCCCGTGA
- the fhuC_1 gene encoding Iron(3+)-hydroxamate import ATP-binding protein FhuC yields the protein MTGLTLQNLSLTLRDRPVLHDVSLTIGAGEFVGLLGPNGAGKTSLMRAALGLIPAQGTSSLATLPPRDRARAAAWMPQQREIAWPITVERLVSLGRTPHLPAGARLSPADQALVDRVIARMGLEAFRQRAASRLSGGEQARALLARAMAQDTALLMADEPVAGLDPAHQISTMTAFADLARDGRSVFASLHDLGLAARHCTRLILLAGGRILADGPPAKVLTPDLMARAYGISIFHEQTPEGPVFQPLGVL from the coding sequence ATGACCGGGCTGACGCTGCAGAACCTGTCGCTGACGCTGCGCGACCGGCCCGTGCTGCACGACGTGTCGCTGACCATCGGGGCGGGCGAATTCGTCGGCCTGCTGGGCCCCAACGGCGCCGGCAAGACCAGCCTGATGCGTGCCGCCCTTGGCCTGATCCCGGCGCAGGGCACTTCGTCGCTCGCCACCCTGCCCCCCCGGGACCGCGCCCGCGCCGCCGCCTGGATGCCCCAACAACGCGAGATCGCCTGGCCGATCACCGTGGAGCGGCTGGTGTCGCTGGGCCGCACGCCGCATCTGCCCGCCGGCGCCCGCCTGTCGCCCGCCGACCAGGCGCTGGTCGACCGGGTGATCGCCCGCATGGGGCTGGAGGCGTTCCGCCAGCGCGCCGCCTCGCGGCTGTCGGGGGGCGAACAGGCCCGCGCCCTTCTGGCCCGCGCCATGGCGCAGGACACCGCCCTGCTGATGGCGGACGAACCCGTCGCCGGGCTGGACCCGGCGCACCAGATCTCGACCATGACCGCCTTTGCCGACCTCGCGCGCGACGGCCGGTCGGTCTTTGCCTCGCTCCATGACCTTGGGCTGGCCGCGCGCCACTGCACCCGGCTGATCCTGCTGGCCGGGGGCCGCATCCTGGCCGATGGTCCCCCGGCCAAGGTGCTGACGCCCGACTTGATGGCGCGGGCCTATGGCATATCCATCTTTCACGAACAGACGCCGGAGGGGCCGGTGTTCCAGCCGCTCGGCGTGCTGTGA
- the ubiE_1 gene encoding Demethylmenaquinone methyltransferase, translated as MTDSTDIHGTLMDDIYRHQRRIYDVTRKYYLLGRDRLIDRIDAPPGARVLEIACGTGRNLDLIGRRYPDCTLYGLDISSQMLASARAKLGARATLAQGDACAFDPETLFGQAQFDRVVLSYSLSMIPDWQGAVAEALRHVAPGGRLLIVDFGDQVALPRAFRTLLRAWLAKFHVSPREDLQTVLHGLGAASVDHTWLYRRYAQMAVVTPVA; from the coding sequence ATGACCGACAGCACCGACATCCACGGCACCCTGATGGACGACATCTATCGCCATCAGCGGCGCATCTACGACGTCACGCGCAAGTACTACTTGCTGGGCCGCGACCGCCTGATCGACAGGATCGACGCGCCGCCCGGTGCCCGCGTGCTGGAAATCGCCTGCGGGACGGGCCGCAACCTCGACCTGATCGGGCGGCGCTATCCCGACTGCACTCTCTACGGGCTGGATATCTCGTCCCAGATGCTGGCCAGCGCCCGCGCCAAGCTGGGCGCACGGGCGACACTGGCGCAGGGCGATGCCTGCGCCTTCGATCCCGAAACCCTGTTCGGACAGGCGCAATTCGACCGCGTCGTGCTGTCCTACAGCCTGTCGATGATCCCCGACTGGCAAGGCGCGGTGGCCGAGGCGCTGCGCCACGTGGCCCCCGGCGGCCGGCTGCTGATCGTCGATTTCGGCGATCAGGTCGCCCTGCCCCGCGCCTTTCGCACCCTGCTGCGGGCCTGGCTGGCGAAATTCCACGTCAGCCCGCGCGAAGACCTTCAAACCGTGTTGCACGGGCTTGGCGCGGCATCGGTCGATCATACGTGGCTCTATCGCCGCTATGCCCAGATGGCCGTTGTCACGCCCGTCGCCTGA
- a CDS encoding UDP-2,3-diacylglucosamine hydrolase: protein MYHRTIFLSDLHLGTRGCQADLLLDFLAKYEAETIYLVGDIFDGWKMKRGWHWPQAHNDVVQAFLDKARQGTRIIFIPGNHDEVMRDYFGTHFGGIEVVPQADFTARDGKRYLVTHGDQFDVIVMNARWLALLGDRAYEFLIWCNPRINRIRRLWSHSYWSLSKWTKQQVKHAVNFIGQYEDVLADCARRGTYDGVICGHIHHANMRRIDDILYVNTGDWVESCTAIVEDEDGSLRLVDWEQAITRKLLLARRMSRRKIARSKEPLALPPAE from the coding sequence GTGTATCATCGAACCATTTTCCTGTCGGATCTTCACCTGGGCACCCGTGGCTGCCAGGCGGACCTGCTGCTGGATTTCCTGGCGAAATACGAAGCCGAGACGATCTACCTGGTCGGCGACATCTTCGACGGATGGAAGATGAAGCGCGGCTGGCACTGGCCGCAGGCCCACAACGACGTGGTGCAGGCGTTCCTGGACAAGGCGCGCCAGGGCACGCGGATCATCTTCATTCCCGGCAACCACGACGAGGTGATGCGCGATTACTTCGGCACCCATTTCGGCGGGATCGAGGTGGTGCCCCAAGCCGATTTCACCGCCCGCGACGGCAAGCGCTACCTGGTGACCCATGGCGATCAGTTCGACGTCATCGTGATGAACGCCCGCTGGCTGGCACTGCTGGGGGACCGGGCCTATGAATTCCTGATCTGGTGCAACCCGCGCATCAACCGCATCCGCCGATTGTGGAGCCACAGCTACTGGTCGCTGTCCAAGTGGACCAAGCAGCAGGTCAAGCACGCGGTGAACTTCATCGGCCAGTACGAGGACGTGCTGGCCGATTGCGCCCGGCGCGGCACGTACGACGGGGTGATCTGTGGCCACATCCACCACGCCAACATGCGTCGGATCGACGACATCCTCTACGTGAACACCGGCGACTGGGTCGAAAGCTGCACCGCCATCGTCGAGGACGAGGACGGATCGCTGCGCCTGGTCGACTGGGAACAGGCCATCACCCGCAAGCTGCTTCTGGCGCGCCGCATGTCGCGCAGGAAGATCGCGCGCAGCAAGGAACCGCTGGCCCTGCCGCCGGCGGAATGA
- the panB gene encoding 3-methyl-2-oxobutanoate hydroxymethyltransferase gives MSQSRPQKALSAADIRARKGGTPLVCLTAYTTPIARIADAHCDLVLVGDSVGMVLHGLPSTLSVTMEMMILHGQAVARGLDRALMVVDMPFASYEESPAQAFRNAARLMAETGAGAVKLEGGRHMAETIRFLVARGIPVMAHIGLTPQAVNAIGGYRVQGRGADGARILEDARAVADAGAFSVVLEKVPAALADRITAEIAIPTVGIGASVACDGQVLVIDDMLGLFDAFQPKFVKRYAHLAADAAQAVRLYAEEVRARAFPAPEHVFADEGAGS, from the coding sequence ATGAGCCAATCCAGACCGCAGAAGGCCCTGAGCGCCGCCGACATCCGGGCAAGAAAGGGCGGCACGCCGCTGGTCTGCCTGACCGCCTATACCACGCCAATCGCGCGGATCGCCGATGCCCATTGCGACCTGGTGCTGGTGGGCGATAGCGTCGGGATGGTGCTGCACGGCCTGCCCTCGACCCTGTCGGTGACGATGGAGATGATGATCCTGCACGGCCAGGCCGTGGCGCGCGGGCTGGACCGGGCGCTGATGGTCGTCGACATGCCGTTTGCCAGCTACGAGGAAAGCCCCGCCCAGGCGTTTCGCAACGCCGCCCGGCTGATGGCCGAAACCGGGGCCGGCGCGGTCAAGCTGGAAGGCGGGCGCCACATGGCCGAAACGATCCGCTTTTTGGTGGCGCGCGGCATCCCGGTGATGGCCCATATCGGCCTGACCCCGCAGGCGGTGAACGCGATCGGCGGCTACCGGGTGCAGGGCAGGGGGGCCGACGGGGCGCGCATTCTGGAAGATGCCCGCGCGGTGGCGGATGCGGGGGCGTTTTCGGTGGTGCTGGAAAAGGTGCCCGCCGCGCTGGCCGACCGGATCACCGCCGAAATCGCCATTCCCACCGTGGGCATCGGCGCGTCCGTCGCGTGCGACGGGCAGGTTCTGGTGATCGACGACATGCTGGGGCTGTTCGACGCGTTCCAGCCGAAATTCGTGAAACGTTACGCCCACCTGGCCGCCGATGCCGCACAGGCCGTGCGGCTGTACGCGGAAGAGGTCCGCGCCCGCGCCTTCCCCGCCCCAGAACATGTCTTTGCCGACGAAGGAGCCGGGTCATGA